In Deltaproteobacteria bacterium, a single genomic region encodes these proteins:
- a CDS encoding DUF1592 domain-containing protein: MTGPVGQGAVERPGLIQNTATAPIMVPFFTQSTSTGSVSYLRIINHSDESGMVSIVAYDDAGSSYGPATLELDAGEAVHFNAADLEAGNAAKGLGDKGKGFREGIGTGTGAWWLELTSALDIEVFSYSRTEDGVVSGMQAVVPRTGSGHRIGLFNPASTVGQISRLRLVNRGAEAVVVTIEGMDDAGRSPGGAVRLTLPTRGARMVTAEELESGDGEGLTGALGDGSGKWRLVVTADGPIEVMNLLASTASGEMTNLSAEPVAPVDGDDGATTIHEVGLFPAASEEGLGGVLRIVNRTRQAGRVSIEAIDDAGVKFGPVTVYLSALKGLVLTSRDLEEGNTGKGLHTGTGAGSGDWRLRLSTSLEIAVQSYVYPLGIQNALLSTMHTLVPRGAKGHRVTLFDPEEVPGSSGSLRLINPSATEAAVTIRGVDGTGTTPGGEVRLTLASGESRGVTVAELEEGTGTGLVGALGDGTGRWHLSIESNQRIGVMSLLSGPGGRLANLSLQPAGALSEFLEAPAGSGDTATAAEVFSAHISDRVVHSRCVYCHVKGGRSGHTRLVFQQTTNPDHEALNLLTFANFLSTVEGGASRILNKIQGVSHGGGEQVPADSDDFAQMERFLGRLDADVVPAAITVETLFDPVRMAPLRKTLRRAALIFAGRVPTEEEYAAIYRGAGAFRATIRSLMTGPEFHEFLIRGANDRLLTDRDDGNVIQGYNFVDYTRELYRRKKAGRVRGDSRIYNDWRDNVQHGARRAPLELIAHVVENDLPYTEILTADYIMANPFTAKAYGATTSFDDPDDPREFRPSEIVSYYREGDEFKREYDSDLRATRIIDPGPLRTDYPHAGILNTTVFLRRYPTTATNRNRARARWTYYHFLGVDIEMSASRTTDPIALADTNNPTMHNPACTVCHGALDPIAGAFQDYGDEGYYKDQWGGADSLHRAYKRDRGTRQNVEAESWQDRETLTWPLFLAAGTQTVKVSYANDFSGGGRVYLDRFVLLDAQGRQVSSVEFEDLEPPVRDDGSRCGRLSNNPATGREDHFILWSSNRQCAWGIDVQVPALDSYTAAVVAWSNGHDDRYEPDGRAQLAVIANPYEEGDTWYRDMRFPGFNAEQAPEGQDSLQWLARQIVNDRRFAEATVKFWWPAIMGNEVVEPPAEEGDADFEGRLLAANAQSEEVRRLAHGFRQGFHGGSAYNVKDLLVEMVLSKWFRADTLEDSDPVRRVALRYAGARRLLTPEELARKTVALTGYQWGRRIKPRCRGNCDAFPNKLTDEFQMLYGGIDSDGIPKRARDITSVMAGVAKRHAVRTSCPVVMRELFLLPNEDRRVFGGLDRSVTPTVNFSASFDIEAASQAEREVLSLEGSLSEGSSTVRLTFLNEWRGATDRNVRLDRLDLRDATGRVVASRELESVEPQDGCQRAGDHLRFYCNSSLDVAIEVPVAGRYTIEVVAWADRVGDELARLEVAVLDAALSGGGAVAIRDKLVELHEKLLGVEVTPYSPDVDAAFSLFVDVMERGQGSEKSAFRWSYCAYYEDMYFFNGILDGTIVEKQHDWGIEYAWDHDRVYTSMSGIDFSDIHYAARTWVVVLAYLLTDYRYLML; the protein is encoded by the coding sequence AAAACACGGCGACTGCGCCGATCATGGTGCCGTTTTTCACCCAATCCACTTCCACGGGTAGCGTCAGCTACCTTCGTATCATCAATCACTCCGACGAGTCGGGTATGGTCAGCATCGTAGCGTATGACGACGCGGGGTCGAGCTACGGTCCTGCGACGCTGGAACTGGACGCGGGCGAGGCGGTTCATTTCAATGCCGCGGACCTGGAGGCGGGGAATGCGGCCAAGGGCCTGGGGGACAAGGGCAAGGGTTTCAGGGAGGGGATCGGCACAGGTACGGGAGCATGGTGGCTGGAGTTGACCAGCGCTCTGGATATCGAGGTGTTCTCCTACAGCCGGACGGAGGACGGAGTGGTGAGCGGGATGCAGGCTGTGGTGCCGCGGACGGGGTCGGGGCATCGGATCGGACTGTTCAATCCCGCGAGCACAGTAGGGCAGATCAGCCGGTTGCGGCTGGTCAACCGTGGGGCTGAGGCGGTGGTGGTGACCATCGAGGGGATGGACGACGCCGGGCGGTCACCGGGTGGAGCGGTGCGCCTGACGTTGCCGACGCGTGGGGCACGGATGGTGACGGCGGAGGAGTTGGAAAGCGGGGACGGTGAGGGGTTGACCGGAGCGCTGGGAGACGGGAGCGGGAAGTGGCGGCTGGTGGTGACGGCGGACGGACCGATCGAGGTGATGAACCTCTTGGCGAGCACGGCGAGCGGAGAGATGACGAATCTGTCTGCGGAGCCGGTGGCACCCGTGGACGGTGACGACGGAGCGACGACGATCCACGAGGTGGGGCTGTTTCCTGCGGCGTCGGAGGAGGGGTTGGGGGGAGTGTTGCGGATCGTGAACCGGACGCGGCAGGCCGGACGTGTGAGCATCGAGGCCATCGATGACGCGGGAGTGAAGTTCGGTCCGGTGACCGTGTACCTGAGCGCGTTGAAAGGACTGGTGCTGACGTCGAGGGATCTTGAGGAGGGCAATACAGGCAAGGGTCTCCATACCGGCACGGGAGCGGGGAGTGGGGACTGGCGGCTGCGGCTGAGCACAAGTCTTGAGATTGCGGTGCAGTCGTATGTGTACCCATTGGGGATTCAGAACGCACTGCTGTCAACGATGCACACGCTCGTCCCGCGCGGCGCGAAGGGTCATCGTGTGACGCTGTTCGACCCGGAGGAAGTGCCTGGATCGAGCGGGAGTCTGCGGTTGATCAACCCGTCTGCGACCGAAGCGGCCGTGACGATCCGGGGAGTGGACGGAACGGGGACGACGCCGGGAGGAGAGGTACGGTTGACGCTTGCGTCGGGGGAGTCACGTGGGGTGACGGTGGCGGAGTTGGAGGAAGGGACAGGGACGGGTCTGGTGGGAGCGTTGGGGGACGGGACCGGTCGGTGGCATCTGTCGATCGAGTCGAACCAGCGGATCGGGGTGATGAGTTTGTTGTCGGGACCGGGGGGACGGCTGGCCAACTTGTCCCTGCAACCGGCGGGCGCCCTCAGCGAGTTTCTGGAGGCCCCGGCGGGTTCGGGGGACACGGCGACGGCGGCGGAAGTGTTCAGCGCGCACATCTCCGATCGGGTGGTGCACTCGCGCTGTGTCTACTGCCATGTGAAGGGGGGCCGATCCGGCCATACGCGGTTGGTGTTCCAGCAGACGACGAACCCGGACCACGAGGCGTTGAATCTGCTGACCTTTGCGAACTTCCTGTCGACGGTGGAGGGCGGAGCGTCGCGCATCCTGAACAAGATCCAGGGGGTATCGCACGGCGGCGGAGAGCAGGTACCGGCAGACAGTGACGACTTCGCGCAGATGGAGCGCTTCCTGGGGCGCCTGGACGCGGACGTCGTGCCCGCGGCGATCACAGTGGAGACGCTGTTCGATCCGGTGCGGATGGCGCCGTTGCGGAAGACGCTGCGGCGGGCGGCGCTGATCTTTGCGGGGCGAGTGCCGACCGAAGAGGAGTACGCCGCGATCTACCGCGGGGCCGGGGCGTTTCGCGCCACCATCCGCTCACTGATGACGGGACCGGAGTTTCATGAGTTCCTGATTCGAGGAGCGAACGACCGTCTGCTGACAGATCGCGACGATGGCAATGTCATCCAAGGGTACAATTTTGTGGACTATACCAGAGAATTGTATCGGCGGAAGAAGGCCGGCCGGGTGCGCGGGGACTCACGAATCTACAACGATTGGCGCGATAATGTGCAGCATGGTGCACGCCGCGCACCGTTGGAGCTGATCGCGCATGTGGTTGAGAACGACTTGCCTTATACGGAGATCCTGACGGCCGATTACATCATGGCTAACCCGTTCACGGCCAAGGCCTACGGGGCAACGACGAGTTTCGATGATCCCGACGATCCTCGCGAGTTCAGACCCTCGGAGATCGTTTCGTACTATCGGGAAGGTGATGAATTCAAACGTGAATACGATTCCGATCTCCGTGCTACCCGCATAATCGACCCAGGACCTCTGCGAACGGACTATCCGCATGCGGGCATTCTGAACACGACGGTGTTCCTCAGGCGTTACCCCACCACCGCCACCAACCGCAACCGAGCGCGGGCGCGCTGGACCTACTATCACTTCCTCGGCGTCGACATCGAGATGTCTGCATCGCGGACCACGGACCCGATTGCTCTCGCGGATACCAACAACCCGACCATGCACAATCCGGCCTGCACCGTCTGTCACGGCGCTCTGGACCCGATCGCGGGAGCGTTCCAGGACTACGGTGACGAGGGGTATTACAAGGACCAGTGGGGCGGCGCGGATTCGCTGCACCGAGCGTACAAGCGGGATCGGGGAACCCGACAGAATGTGGAAGCCGAGTCCTGGCAGGATCGGGAGACACTGACGTGGCCCCTGTTCCTGGCGGCAGGCACCCAGACGGTGAAGGTGTCCTACGCGAACGATTTCAGTGGGGGCGGGAGAGTATATCTGGATCGGTTCGTACTGCTCGATGCCCAGGGCCGGCAGGTGAGCAGCGTGGAGTTCGAGGATCTGGAACCACCGGTCAGGGACGATGGTAGCCGTTGCGGACGCTTGTCGAATAATCCTGCAACAGGACGCGAAGATCATTTCATTCTGTGGAGCAGTAACCGTCAGTGTGCGTGGGGTATCGATGTCCAGGTTCCCGCACTGGATAGTTACACCGCCGCAGTGGTTGCGTGGTCGAACGGGCATGATGACAGGTACGAACCTGACGGCCGTGCCCAGCTCGCGGTCATCGCCAATCCGTATGAAGAAGGGGACACTTGGTATCGCGACATGCGGTTTCCGGGATTCAATGCCGAACAGGCGCCCGAGGGCCAGGACAGTCTGCAATGGCTGGCGCGGCAGATCGTCAACGACCGGCGTTTCGCCGAGGCGACGGTCAAATTCTGGTGGCCGGCGATCATGGGGAACGAGGTGGTGGAGCCGCCGGCGGAAGAGGGGGATGCGGACTTCGAGGGGCGGTTGCTCGCCGCCAATGCCCAGAGCGAAGAGGTGAGACGGCTGGCACATGGGTTCCGGCAGGGATTTCACGGTGGGTCGGCGTACAACGTCAAGGATCTTCTGGTGGAGATGGTGCTCTCGAAATGGTTCCGGGCGGATACGCTGGAGGATTCGGATCCGGTGCGCCGGGTTGCGCTCCGGTATGCCGGCGCCCGCCGGCTGCTGACACCGGAAGAGCTGGCACGGAAGACGGTTGCTCTGACGGGCTATCAATGGGGGCGCCGCATCAAGCCCAGGTGCCGAGGAAATTGCGATGCTTTTCCCAACAAACTGACGGACGAGTTTCAGATGCTGTACGGCGGCATCGACTCGGACGGGATTCCGAAGAGGGCACGGGACATCACGTCGGTCATGGCCGGTGTCGCCAAGCGGCACGCGGTGCGCACGAGTTGCCCTGTCGTCATGCGGGAGCTGTTTCTCCTCCCCAACGAGGACCGGCGCGTCTTCGGCGGGCTTGATCGGTCGGTGACGCCCACGGTAAACTTTAGTGCGTCGTTCGATATAGAGGCCGCGTCCCAGGCAGAGCGGGAGGTCCTTTCACTGGAGGGATCGCTGTCGGAAGGTTCCAGTACGGTGCGGTTGACCTTTCTCAACGAATGGCGGGGGGCCACGGATCGCAATGTCCGTCTCGATCGCCTCGACCTGCGCGACGCGACAGGCCGCGTGGTGGCCAGCCGCGAGCTTGAGTCTGTCGAGCCGCAGGATGGTTGCCAGAGGGCCGGCGACCACCTCCGGTTCTACTGCAACAGTTCGCTGGACGTCGCGATCGAGGTCCCGGTCGCAGGACGTTACACGATAGAGGTAGTCGCATGGGCGGACCGGGTCGGTGATGAGCTTGCGCGACTGGAGGTTGCGGTTCTGGATGCGGCGCTTTCGGGCGGCGGCGCCGTGGCGATCAGGGATAAGCTGGTCGAGCTGCACGAGAAGCTTCTCGGTGTCGAGGTAACGCCCTATTCCCCGGACGTAGACGCCGCATTCAGCCTGTTCGTCGATGTCATGGAACGCGGACAAGGTTCGGAAAAATCTGCCTTTCGTTGGTCGTATTGCGCCTACTACGAAGACATGTACTTCTTCAACGGAATCCTCGACGGCACCATTGTAGAAAAGCAACATGACTGGGGGATTGAATATGCATGGGACCATGACCGTGTGTATACCTCCATGTCCGGCATCGACTTCTCGGACATTCACTATGCCGCCCGCACCTGGGTTGTAGTCCTGGCGTATCTGCTGACGGACTACCGCTATCTGATGTTGTAG